A genomic region of Trifolium pratense cultivar HEN17-A07 linkage group LG3, ARS_RC_1.1, whole genome shotgun sequence contains the following coding sequences:
- the LOC123914113 gene encoding uncharacterized protein LOC123914113, with amino-acid sequence MEHESFFNLFDSLWFELNIFNNNSTSSITSTTSEQNLKDSHKNETSSEQPKLTRIRTVHNRSMSDQSVTNFNHDSLSPDSVLISSKLQTILSGKEVTDTEDENLVPKNNNINKVVKKKRGSKSLSDLEFEELKGFMDLGFVFSEEDKDSSLVEIIPGLQRLGKKNEETEEEEKDDYDESVVQRPYLSEAWEVYEWRKKEKPLMMNWKVPSLNNEIDMKNNLRLWAHTVASTVR; translated from the coding sequence ATGGAACATGAATCTTTCTTCAATCTCTTTGATTCTTTATGGTTTGAGCTTAACATTTTCAACAACAACTCAACTTCATCAATAACATCAACAACTTCTGAACAAAATCTTAAAGATTCTCACAAAAATGAAACATCATCGGAACAACCAAAACTCACACGGATCCGAACTGTTCATAACAGATCCATGAGTGACCAATCTGTAACAAATTTCAACCATGATTCTCTTTCACCAGACTCTGTTCTTATCTCTTCAAAGCTTCAAACCATTCTTTCAGGAAAAGAAGTAACAGACACAGAAGATGAAAACCTAGTACCAAAGAACAACAACATTAACAAGGTTGTTAAGAAGAAAAGGGGAAGTAAGAGTTTATCAGACCTTGAATTTGAGGAGCTAAAAGGGTTTATGGATCTGGGTTTTGTTTTCTCAGAGGAAGATAAAGATTCAAGCTTGGTTGAAATTATTCCTGGGTTACAAAGACTTGggaagaaaaatgaagaaacagaagaagaagaaaaagatgattATGATGAATCTGTTGTTCAAAGACCTTATCTTTCTGAAGCTTGGGAGGTTTATGAATGGAGGAAAAAAGAGAAACCATTGATGATGAATTGGAAAGTTCCTTCTTTGAACAATGAAATTGATATGAAGAATAATCTCAGATTATGGGCACACACTGTTGCTTCTACTGTTAGATGA
- the LOC123914114 gene encoding large ribosomal RNA subunit accumulation protein YCED homolog 1, chloroplastic — MSHLALSYSAAPLCFSHWNIHNSNSITKFSCNSFTPFRHRTVSLCKTRHIDSYFRNNPNVLQKYALRCKEGHDGGYSFTGEDGTIFFNLNDDEDEIEDTGSPWEGAVMYKRNASILHMEYCTTLERLGLGFLSTDVSKNKASVMGLRVTKAVKDYPNGTPVQISVDVTRKRKKLRLDGIIKTVITLSCNRCGMPSAETIFSEFSLLLTEEPPIDEPDTINFVVILGKDKISSRRKSGEDDDDEDALIDLDDQLHFPPEEKQIDISKNIRDRVHLKITLNSVCDSACKGMCLKCGQNFNTGNCSCSKEEIKEESFGPLSNLREQMRLKNL; from the exons ATGTCACATTTAGCCCTTTCCTATTCTGCAGCCCCTTTGTGTTTTTCTCATTGGAACATTCACAATTCAAATTCCATAACAAAGTTTTCATGTAATTCCTTTACCCCTTTTCGACATAGAACAGTTTCCCTTTGTAAAACAAGACATATAGATAGCTACTTTAGAAACAACCCGAATGTGCTACAAAAGTATGCATTAAGATGCAAGGAGGGACATGATGGTGGTTATTCATTCACTGGAGAAGATGGAACGatatttttcaatttgaatgatgatgaagatgagatTGAAGATACAGGGTCGCCATGGGAAGGTGCGGTTATGTACAAGAGAAACGCGTCAATCTTACATATGGAGTACTGTACTACTTTGGAGAGATTAGGTCTAGGATTCCTTTCAACTGATGTTTCGAAAAATAAGGCTTCTGTTATGGGATTGCGAGTTACGAAAGCAGTGAAGGATTATCCAAATGGAACTCCGGTTCAGATTTCTGTTGATGTTACCAGGAAGAGGAAAAAATTGAGGCTTGATGGGATCATAAAAACTGTCATCACACTTTCATGTAATAG GTGTGGCATGCCATCTGCTGAGACCATATTCTCCGAGTTTTCTCTTTTACTCACCGAAGAACCACCTATTGATGAACCAGATACtattaattttgttgttattttggGGAAAGACAAAATTTCATCCCGTAGAAAAAGTGGCGAAGATGACGACGACGAAGATGCACTAATCGATTTGGATGATCAACTCCATTTTCCTCCTGAAGAGAAACAAATTGACATTTCAAAAAACATAAGAGACAGGGTGCATCTTAAGATTACCTTGAATTCAGTATGTGATTCTGCGTGCAAAGGTATGTGCCTAAAATGTGGTCAAAACTTTAACACTGGCAATTGCAGCTGTAGCAAAGaggaaataaaagaagaaagctTTGGCCCACTTAGTAACTTAAGAGAGCAGATGCGATTGAAAAATTTATGA